The stretch of DNA ATCCGATCGACGGTGGTGGACGGTGGGGCGATCTCGACCTTGGCCGGATCGCGCAGCAGGCTGTCCGCCAGCGTGGCGATCGACTTCGGCATCGTCGCCGAAAACAGCAGCGTGTGCCGATCCTTCGGGAGCGTCGCGACGATCTGCTCGATCGGCTTGGCAAAGCCCATGTCGAGCATCTGATCCGCCTCGTCGAGCACCAGCGCCTCGAGCTGCGACAGGTCGCACAGGCCCTGCTCGATCAGGTCCAGCAGACGTCCGGGGGCCGCGACGATGATGTCGACACCCGCTTCGAGCGCCTTGACCTGGTGGAACTGGCTGACGCCACCGAAGATCGTCATGACGCGTGGCTTCTGGTGGCGGCCGAAGCTTTCGAACCCGGCGGCGATCTGCGAGACGAGTTCACGCGTCGGCGCGAGGACCAGGATGCGGGCGCCGCCCTTGGGCGCCGGGCGCGGGTTCGCGGCAAGGCGGTGCAGCAGCGGCAGCGCGAAGGCTGCGGTCTTGCCGGTACCGGTCTGCGCCATGCCGAGCATGTCGCGACCTTCGAGCAGCATCGGGATCGAGCGTGCCTGGATCGGCGTCGGGTTGGTATAGCCCTCCTCGGAGAGCGCCTGCAGCAGGGATGGCGCCAGCGAAAGATCGGCGAAAGTCATGGTCATCGGTACGCGGCGCCTCCAGCGCTGAGCGAGGCTGCGCCTGGTCGGGCTTAGCGTTATCGGAAGCGCCGGCTGTTAGGTAAAATGCTGCACTGCGTCAACGTGTGATCCAGTGTCTAGCCCAGCGATAGGCCGCCGGCGTAGTGACGCGACGCTCTGCCCGCAAAGGCATAACCGGCGCTTATCGCTGGCCGATCACAACACGGGGATCGGCGGACGATAGAGCATCGCGACGTTGCACCGC from Sphingomonas sp. HMP9 encodes:
- a CDS encoding DEAD/DEAH box helicase → MTMTFADLSLAPSLLQALSEEGYTNPTPIQARSIPMLLEGRDMLGMAQTGTGKTAAFALPLLHRLAANPRPAPKGGARILVLAPTRELVSQIAAGFESFGRHQKPRVMTIFGGVSQFHQVKALEAGVDIIVAAPGRLLDLIEQGLCDLSQLEALVLDEADQMLDMGFAKPIEQIVATLPKDRHTLLFSATMPKSIATLADSLLRDPAKVEIAPPSTTVDRIDQSVMFLDAADKKAALLALLRTPDMGQAVVFTLQKNIANDVCAFIGEAGITAEALHGNKSQGQRERALDAFRAGTVQVLVATDIAARGIDVDTVTHVFNHDLPSLPESYVHRIGRTGRAGRSGFAITLCDAEQRAWLHDVEREIGRTLTVQDDHEWHCEVARHSTKRAPVLGGGPVKQVKAPKERVRKVWTEEEKLAARLAAKAA